A genomic segment from Danio aesculapii chromosome 17, fDanAes4.1, whole genome shotgun sequence encodes:
- the dnajc27 gene encoding dnaJ homolog subfamily C member 27, whose translation MDTNVQKRRENKKSLRVKVISLGNAEVGKSCIIKRYCEKRFVPKYLATIGIDYGVTKVQVRDREIKVNIFDMAGHPFFYEVRNEFYKDSQGVILVYDVGLRESFDALDSWLTEMKQEMGSQANMENIIFVVCANKVDLTKRRVVDESEGRLWAESRGFHYFETSAQSGEGINEMFQSFFSSITDMCENGGKRPTPEVSVGFTKEQADTIRRIRNSKDSWDMLGVKPGATREEVNKAYRKLAVLLHPDKCVAPGSEDAFKAVVNARTSLLKNIN comes from the exons ATGGACACCAATGTCCAGAAAAGGCGAGAAAACAAGAAGTCGTTACGTGTTAAGGTCATTAGTCTGGGAAATGCAGAGGTGGGAAAG AGCTGCATCATTAAACGTTACTGTGAGAAGAGATTTGTGCCCAAGTATCTAGCCACCATTGGGATAGATTATGGTGTAACAAA GGTTCAGGTACGAGACCGGGagataaaagtaaatatttttgacATGGCTGGACATCCATTCTTTTATGAG GTCCGCAATGAGTTTTATAAGgactctcagggagtgattctgGTCTATGATGTTGGCTTGAGAGAGAGTTTTGATGCTCTGGACAGCTGGCTCACAGAGATGAAGCAAGAAATGGGCTCGCAGGCTAACATGGAGAACATCATCTTTGTTGTGTGTGCAAACAAG GTCGATCTGACGAAAAGGAGAGTGGTGGATGAGAGTGAAGGGAGACTTTGGGCTGAGAGCAGAGGATTTCATTACTTTGAAACTTCTGCTCAGAGTGGGGAAGGCATCAATGAAATGTTTCAG TCGTTTTTCTCCTCCATAACTGACATGTGTGAAAATGGAGGGAAGAGACCTACTCCAGAGGTCAGCGTAGGTTTTACCAAAGAGCAGGCAGACACCATCCGACGCATCCGCAACAGCAAAGACAGCTGGGATATGCTTGGAGTCAAACCTGGGGCCACAAG GGAAGAAGTCAACAAGGCATACAGAAAGTTGGCGGTACTGTTGCACCCAGACAAATGTGTGGCCCCAGGCAGCGAGGATGCTTTTAAAGCAGTGGTTAATGCTCGTACGTCCCTCCTCAAGAATATCAA TTGA